In a genomic window of Spodoptera frugiperda isolate SF20-4 chromosome 18, AGI-APGP_CSIRO_Sfru_2.0, whole genome shotgun sequence:
- the LOC126911668 gene encoding uncharacterized protein LOC126911668 has protein sequence MSPNQVVIVTNLIKLQKAVCLLLPLQTRKLTTILPERKVMANVLTTISSLTLADPSFDIPNKIDLLLGAEVYGQILLEGLIRGSPGQLIAQNTRLGWILSGQVGEINQSETCHNTVVTLHSTLTDENTLLKQFWELEAEPKGVSDKVYLTPEEQRCEEIFKGTTKRDESGRYIVHMPFRSSDPACKYGGSKDIALKRFLTLEKRFLRNPEFKAQYSAVINEYIALNHMDIVQDRDKEGCVYLPHHAVIRNEKSTTKVRIVFDASCVGSNGVSLNHDLMVGPPLQPELRHIIMRWRCEPICLVADIVKMYRQIRVCNDHTDFQRILWRENPDDEIQVLRHLRVTFGTSSAPYLAVRSLQQLAQDEGVEFPLAKNRVLSDFYMDDLMTGCQTIEEGVEIYKQISELLKRGGFQLQKWASNNKELYRLIEDGQQIPQTQGNMELKTDAISKILGLTWDKDNDEFVYTIQLNELDLPVTKRKVISDIARLFDPLGWLAPIIITAKVFIQRIWMTGIEWDAELPAPLLKEWLDFRKNLCNLVKFRLPRWINSSKENRVLELHGFSDASNVAYAAVVYVRIIDREGQIHTTLVTSKTRVAPVKQRLTRELCMAGRN, from the exons ATGTCTCCAAATCAGGTGGTGATAGTAACAAACCTGATCAAGTTGCAGAAAGCAGTGTGTCTGCTGTTGCCACTTCAAACCAGA aaattgacGACTATTTTACCGGAAAGGAAAGTTATGGCAAACGTTTTGACTACAATCTCGTCTTTGACTTTAGCAGATCCTTCGTTCGATATTCCGAACAAGATTGATTTGCTTTTAGGTGCTGAAGTTTATGGCCAGATTTTGTTAGAAGGTTTAATCAGAGGTTCACCTGGTCAACTCATCGCACAAAATACAAGACTAGGATGGATCTTGTCTGGTCAAGTAGGTGAAATCAATCAAAGCGAGACATGCCACAATACAGTCGTCACATTGCATTCTACTCTCACAGATGAGAATACACTCCTCAAACAATTCTGGGAACTAGAAGCTGAACCCAAAGGCGTTAGCGACAAGGTCTACTTGACCCCAGAAGAACAAAGGTGTGAAGAAATATTTAAGGGCACGACCAAACGAGAtgaatctggtcgctatattgTGCATATGCCCTTCAGGTCAAGCGATCCTGCTTGTAAATATGGTGGATCAAAAGACATTGCTCTTAAACGCTTTTTAACCTTAGAAAAGCGATTTCTAAGGAATCCAGAGTTCAAGGCTCAGTATTCAGCTGTTATCAATGAATATATAGCTCTTAATCATATGGATATAGTACAAGATAGGGATAAAGAAGGTTGTGTGTACCTACCTCATCATGCCGTCATCCGTAATGAAAAAAGTACAACAAAGGTGCGCATCGTGTTTGATGCATCATGTGTAGGTAGCAACGGGGTATCTCTTAATCACGATTTAATGGTGGGTCCTCCTCTACAACCTGAACTTCGTCATATTATCATGCGGTGGCGTTGTGAACCTATCTGTCTGGTCGCGGACATCGTCAAGATGTACCGACAGATTAGGGTATGCAATGATCACACAGATTTTCAGCGCATATTGTGGCGTGAGAATCCAGATGACGAAATTCAGGTGTTACGTCATTTGCGAGTAACGTTCGGAACATCATCGGCGCCTTACCTGGCGGTAAGATCGTTGCAGCAGTTAGCTCAGGACGAAGGCGTTGAATTTCCTTTAGCAAAGAACCGCGTTCTTTCAGACTTCTACATGGATGACCTTATGACAGGCTGTCAAACCATAGAAGAAGGTGTAGAGATATACAAGCAGATATCGGAGCTACTTAAACGTGGAGGGTTTCAGCTCCAAAAGTGGGCTAGTAATAACAAAGAATTATATAGATTAATTGAAGACGGTCAACAAATACCACAAACACAAGGGAACATGGAACTAAAAACGGAtgcaatttcaaaaatattaggtTTAACGTGGGACAAAGACAATGACGAGTTCGTTTATACTATTCAGCTTAATGAGCTAGATTTGCCAGTTACGAAGCGTAAGGTTATTTCGGACATAGCGCGACTATTCGATCCCCTCGGATGGTTAGCACCGATAATCATCACTGCGAAGGTGTTCATTCAACGAATATGGATGACTGGGATCGAATGGGACGCAGAACTACCTGCACCATTGCTAAAAGAGTGGCTTGACTTTCGGAAGAACCTTTGTAACCTTGTTAAGTTTCGTCTGCCTCGTTGGATCAACTCTAGCAAAGAGAACAGGGTTCTAGAATTGCATGGCTTTTCAGACGCATCCAATGTAGCATATGCCGCGGTGGTATACGTTCGCATCATTGATAGAGAAGGACAAATTCATACAACCTTGGTGACTTCAAAAACCAGGGTTGCTCCTGTTAAGCAG AGGCTCACGAGAGAACTTTGCATGGCGGGCCGCAATTGA